From the genome of Simkania negevensis Z:
TGAAACATTGAATTTCAGCTGGCCATCTTTTATTGATGAGCGCATTTTGCCTTCTTGGGTCCATTGCATCCCATCCTGGACAGTATTTTGATGGATTCGCAATTTTGTCTTTATGAAGCTCAATTAATTTTTCATAGCTTTTGATGGATTTTTGGATTTCTTTAACCGACTTTCCTTCATTCAGCTCTATTAATCTAGCATGCTTTCCCCCATTTTTTGCAGTTATATAGGCTTCACTTGATGATTTTGCAAGCCAACTTTCGCAAGTGCTGTCGATAGCTTGCTCTAGTTTCCCAGCTTTTTGTAATTGCCCCATTTCTTTGGCAGTAAAACCTAGTTCTTCTCCAAGAAACGCAGTTTGTTTGCCAGTGCTAATAATCTCACCAATCTTAGTGGTGTTGCCAACTCCAACAGCTGTTTCTAGAACAAGAGTTCCTTCGGCGCGTTGAAGGTTTTTTAAAACAGCAGCGAGTTCTCGAGCGCTTTTTGCACTCTTACTTGCAATTTTAGCCATCGCTCCTGGAGCTAAAATGTCCACTCCATGCTTTCCAAAAGCATATCCTGCTAATTCTCCTTTCCTATCTGACGGTAAGGTCTCCCATTGTGTCACTAGTTGATAAATTTCTGGTGAGAGTACTTCTCCAATAACTCCCCATTCATCTTCACGAGCAAGCTTGGCAAGAGTAGAAAGAGCTTCATATATCTGCGTTGAGGTATGGACAGGATGAGAAATGAAGTCTCCAAGAAACAAAATGATCCCTTTCCCAGATTCATAGACCCCTTTTGGCAAACCTTTTGCAAAAGCAAGTGTAAATTCAGGGGTTGAAAATGGGATTTCATTCGGAGATTGCTCAGTTTGAGTTGTGTAATGGTGAAAATCTTCAAAGGAACGCTCATACTGCCTCATATCGAAGTATGAGACACTTCTTTGTAGGTAAGGAGTCGGGTTTGTTGGATTCATTTCAATGGCTTTGGTAAAGTCATTCACAGCCTGGCCGTAATACCCATAAGAACGCGCTGCTTCTCCTCTCATTTGATAAGAAAGGGCATTGAAATCTTTCTCTTGAGCTGGGTTAGAAAACATAGGACCATAATCGGTAGAAAATCTTCGATCAATCTCTTGATGGCCAAAA
Proteins encoded in this window:
- a CDS encoding tetratricopeptide repeat protein; this encodes MRKLKLLTHCTLLATMPALLAQPQNYSPQVTFQMVNHGYPQDTEEWIQPTTYDEIVQMLDDLESGELERRYSPMQLERVNEYLAFLAKEGILPNEYEEEETLEEDTYDLMYGEDSAFQLVHYLENSHEYMIIPAVINGYSGYNIIQCGKISKAWKKTKKFVKKHKKAIIIGAVVVVAVAVVAVAVVAVSSATVASAASAAAGAAGAAISDSSPNSSSSGSTKSGPNEKLPSTSNRSETQTASNDIPIFTSAMEEQISSFKANLAQEQFFEPPHPNGQGLSLEETGRVIGPLFAHESFNQFNNQFSNYPQFAEEIQSLSSQANFRLPPGANQNPIDFGHQEIDRRFSTDYGPMFSNPAQEKDFNALSYQMRGEAARSYGYYGQAVNDFTKAIEMNPTNPTPYLQRSVSYFDMRQYERSFEDFHHYTTQTEQSPNEIPFSTPEFTLAFAKGLPKGVYESGKGIILFLGDFISHPVHTSTQIYEALSTLAKLAREDEWGVIGEVLSPEIYQLVTQWETLPSDRKGELAGYAFGKHGVDILAPGAMAKIASKSAKSARELAAVLKNLQRAEGTLVLETAVGVGNTTKIGEIISTGKQTAFLGEELGFTAKEMGQLQKAGKLEQAIDSTCESWLAKSSSEAYITAKNGGKHARLIELNEGKSVKEIQKSIKSYEKLIELHKDKIANPSKYCPGWDAMDPRRQNALINKRWPAEIQCFTEEKDILQTILEQMIES